The window CCTCAACAGACCACCTACTCGTTTCCCTACTAATTAATCCCCTGTCTAATTACCATAATTACGTATTCAAAACAAGCTCACGGCCCCAAACGAAAGTCATAAGGTTAAATGTCAATGGTGGTACAAAGAAAAAGGCAGAAAAGAATATAAGATCATGAGATGTGTTCACTACTTACTGTTGAAATTCGATGTTAACGAATGTAGCGGAAGAGTTGGCGATTGCAGCAAATGCAGTAGTAGAGAGAACTATGGTAGCATCACTTCTTGAAGGTCGGGACACCGAAGAGAGTGCACGATCCACAACCTTTACCTGAATCGTGTTCCCTGGAACGCAGGTTCCTCGCACGGGAGCACTTATGCACCTCACCTGATATTGTCTTCCACAAGCTGCACCGTTGTCCCAAATTCCCTCGCCAACGGACGCGAACAGATTGCCTGGAGGAAACTGTCCCTGGTCGCTTCCACCGCAGGCGGTAGCTGTATGCATGGAAGGTATTAATTAGTATCGATATGTTAACAGAGACAAAATTGTTATTTTAGACACGGAAATTTGATAGACTATCTAACTTAGCATTGTATTTAGGATCCACTGTATAAGAGAGTGAATAAGCTTTTGTATATGTATGTGTTAATAACATTACTCTAATAGAATCATCGAGGGTCTAAATTCTGAAAGTAATGAAATGCTAAAGAGAGTATCTCAAAAATTATGAGCAAATGAACTTATGGATATCCGAAAACCAtttttttagccaaattttGTGATGATATAAAAATTCCAGATTATGGCTGCATATGTTGTCGGGTAAACATCATTTGCCCGAAGGAATTTGAGTAGTCATCGGGCAAACGTTCGTGCGACGACCTTATTTTGCCCTACGAAATTCTTTCGTATAGTTTCTTTTGTAGCGTATAAGAGTAAAACTCATGCAGAACTTACGTAAATAAGGGGGCCTGTACTGAGCAGCAGTGCCAACATCAGCCTGAGAGGAATGCATGAGCGCtgctgagaagaagaagaacagaaGCAGGTATGGAAGAGAACTCTGAGGCTTAGACATTCCTGATCAataaattaaggaaaactaatgtgAGGGGACTAGTTAAATATAAgacataattattataaattaacaatattttaTGTTCTGGTGAGAATAATGCTGCTTACGTAGGGAAAGAGATCATTTCctgatctcttccaccaagatCACTGGATCAAGTGATTCgggattttgaaattttatccaacggcctCCTGTTTTGAGCctttaaaaactataataatttattatcgttagatgaaatttcaaaggtccgTATCACTTGATCCGATGATCTtaatggaagagatccggaaatGATCTCTTTCCCTTAGATAGTTAACcgcaaattattatttttatatagtaATTTGAAAGGACTCATTCAAAgtcaaaagttttgaaaattagatTAATTTGTTTGTGTAGTTTTTTTGTTAGCTCAGCGTAGGACACCAGAAAATAAAGGTTTGGAGTTCAGTTTGAACATGTATAACCTGGTTAAGCAAGTAAATACAACAGAAAGTGAAAACACAAACACTGGTAAAAACAAAAATGGCAGAAAGCAAGAAATACTGATTGGTTAATGATTAAAATCGAATTAGTTTCAACTAATTAGTTTGCTATAGTACTTGAGGAGGGCAGAGAAGGACCAGAGTTTAATGGTTTGGTTGggattaattataaataaaaaagtgcaGCAAGTAGGATTTTTAACTTTACAGTTGTTAACCTTCTGCGGAAGAGTCCAAGAGGTGAGACAAGAACCCAATCTCAGGCTCTCAATCACATAAAAATAATACCAGAAATTAGAAATCTCAGCCATCCATCCCCTACTCACTACTTACTCAACATTGAGGGATTTGTAGAGAGGGAGAAAGACGTCATGGCAATGGTGAACTGGTGTACCGGTTTTATTGTAATCTCTCTCGTAAAGAGGATGC of the Pyrus communis chromosome 1, drPyrComm1.1, whole genome shotgun sequence genome contains:
- the LOC137729061 gene encoding EG45-like domain containing protein is translated as MSKPQSSLPYLLLFFFFSAALMHSSQADVGTAAQYRPPYLPTACGGSDQGQFPPGNLFASVGEGIWDNGAACGRQYQVRCISAPVRGTCVPGNTIQVKVVDRALSSVSRPSRSDATIVLSTTAFAAIANSSATFVNIEFQQI